ACTAACATCACCTTCCTTTTTAGTGTCCTGAGAAGCTGTATGGATGTTGGCACTCGTCTCTGTCTCTTAATAGTgccaaaataaggaaaaatatatgtatgaagggaggaagagtgccCCATACTGATAAATTGTCTTGACCTTTTTCTTAATTACTACTATATTAACATCACTATCCTTTCTACACTAATATCATCATCCTTTCTAGTGTCCTGAGAAGCTTTATGGATGTTGGCACTCGTCTCTGTCTCTTAATAGTGccagaatggaggaaaatgtaaggagggagggaggaaggaaggccccATATCAGTATTttatctagaatcacacccacttCACTGCTGGTCGATATTTTTCTTATCTGGTGGACTCTAACGCGCTAATCGTCACTGTTAACCATTTCTGTCGTGAATTAATAGTTTATGACCTACGAACAACTAATAATGTGGTGATGAGTTATAATTTTAGTGGATTTAGGTCAATAGTTTAGCTGCGTTAGGTTAGTTTTCTGCCGGCGATATTTTAGGTACCATCCGATACCATTTTAGTGGCTTCAGGTTAATATTCTAGCAGCgtttatactaatactaataatactaatactgtaATTTATCTCCCCTCATTATTTTAGCGGATGTAGGTTAATAACATACCTGCGTTAGGTTAGTTTTCAGCCGGCAATATTTTAGGTACCATCCGATACCATTTTCGCAGCTCCATGTTAATATTCTAGCAGCgtttatactaatactaataatactaatgctGTAATTTATCTCCCCTCATTATTTTAGCGGATGTAGGTTAATAATATAGCTGCGTTAGGTTAGTTTTCAGCTGGCGATATTTTAGGTACCATCCGATACCATTTTCGCAGCTCCATGTTAATATTTTAGCAGCgtttatactaatactaataatactaatactgtaATTTATCTCCCCTCATTATTTTAGCGGATGTAGGTTAATAATATAGCTGCGTTAGGTTAGTTTTCAGCCAGCAATATTTTAGGTACCATCCGATACCATTTTCGCAGCTCCATGTTAATATTCTAGCAGCgtttatactaatactaataatactaatgctgtaatttctcttccctcattattttagcaGATGTAGATTAATAATATAGCTGCGTTAGGTTAGTTTTCAGCTGGCGATATTTTAGGTACCATCCGATACCATTTTCGCAGCTCCATGTTAATATTTTAGCAGCgtttatactaatactaataatactaatgctGTAATTCCTCTTCCCTCGGCAGCTAAACCACAACAGACATGAGTGCATTCGCGACTAAAAGTGGGCGGACGGTGCACCCCCAGTCCCCCCCCTCAGGCGCTCCACCGGGGGGCAACACAGAGCTCGCCAGCCTGTTTGAGTGCCCGGTGTGCTTCGACTATGTGCTGCCACCCATCCTTCAGTGCCAGAGCGGCCACCTCGTGTGTGCCAACTGCCGCCCTAAACTCACCTGCTGTCCGACATGTAGAGGGCCGCTCGGTAAGACAGACGGTGATATATTCTAGTGTATTTCGacttttttctcatgtttttggTCCACCCTTAGTGATAATATATGGTGTCCTCAAGTCAGATGTTCCTGTGTCATAAATGGCTGTCCCTCTCCCTCAGGAAACATCAGAAACCTGGCGATGGAGAAGGTTGCGTCCACGGTCATGTTCCCCTGCAAGTACTCCTCCTCGGGCTGCTCGGCCACGCTGCTCCACACGGACAAGACCGAGCATGAGGACACCTGCGAGTTCCGGCCATACATGTGTCCGTGCCCCGGCGCCTCATGCAAGTGGCAAGGGTCCCTCGAGCAGGTCATGCCCCACCTCATGAGCGTACACAAGAGCATAACCACACTTCAAGGTCAGTGAGAGGGAagtttttaacccgtccgctgcgattggcacagatttggccttcactggtagactggtaacctatagtcccaggtctttctctgcctctgtgatggatagtggagtgtttcgcatgtggtattggtatgctggatatcccctcctagggtgcatgactacatttttcttcattgatttgtagcagccactttttattccattcctgtagcttggtgaggtcttcttgtaggaaatccacagtgaaggggttaaggattTCTGAGGCCTGTTATTATGTCGACAGGCGAGGACATCGTGTTCTTGGCGACGGACATCAACTTGCCCGGCGCCGTGGACTGGGTAATGATGCAGAGTTGCTTCGGCCACCACTTCATGCTGGTACTGGAGAAGCAGGAGAAGTTTGACGGCCACCAACAGTTTTTTGCCATCGTCCAGCTCATTGGATCCAGGAAACAGGCAGAGAACTTCGCCTACAGGTACGGCAGTGAGGGGGACTTGGGTTTTAGGGGTGTTGGAAAGGGTTGGGAGTGTAAGCAAGAGTTTGGAGTGTTTCTGAGTTGAGAGCAAGGGTTGGGAGTGCTTAAGAGTTATGAGAAAGGCTTGGGAGTTTTTCAGAGGTGTGAGCAATGGTTAGGAGTGTGCTTTCAGGGTTGGGAGTCCTTAAGAGTTGTGAGAAAGTGTTGTGAGTGTTTCTTAGTTCTGAGCAAGGATTTggagtgtgtgtcagtgtgtattCAATGTTTGCCCTCAGATTGgattgtgtgtcagtgtgtattCAATGTTTGCCCTCAGATTGGAGTGTGTATTCAATGTTTGCCCTCAGATTGGAGTTGAATGGACCCCGGCGGAGGCTGACCTGGGAGGCCACACCGAGGTCCATACACGAAGGAGTCCAATCAGCCATCATGAACTCCGACTGCCTGGTATTCGACACCTCCATCGCCCAGCTGTTCGCCGACAATGGGAACCTCGGGATAAACGTAACAATATCCATGTGCTGAAGGTAGGAAGGCAGACACCTTTTTGTTAAGTATATGTCAGTCTCATTTGTGATTGCCGTGTGGAGGTGTTCAttgttaacctgtccgctgcgattggctcggatttggccttcactggtagcctggtaacatatagtcccagggaAAATATCAGTTTGTCAAAAGACTTAAAAGAAATTCACATTCCACTAGAATTAAAAAGGTTGCTTCAAGGAGACAGGCTTAAGGTTATAAAATTCTCTTTTTCAttgttaacccgtctgctgcgattggcacagatttggccttcactggtagcctggtaacatatagtcccaggtctttctctgggaAAATATCAGTTTGTCAAAAGACTTAAAGAACATTCACCTAGCACTAATTCAACAGGCTTTTTCAATGAGACAGGCTTAAGGTTATGAGGGAGAGGAGTTTGACAAAGGTACAATCCCTGTCAATCTTGCTTTCAGGTTCTCACTTCTGGAATGGTTGGTGGCCTGAAGACCGACTGACTCTGCTCAAAGTTTATGGGTGATAGGATATTTTCTCTGTTAAGgattttcagcattttccagaCCCCAGCCTCATGTATAGGGGAAGGGGCTGTATACCATATGAGGGCTCGGAGATATTACACAGCCTGAACAGAGCGCTTCATCTCATCCAAGTCTGCCGCTCTGATCGCCGCCACATTGCCCCGAGTGTAGCGAGGTTGTATTCCTGTTGTCGGAGAAACCCTTCCTATGGTGCCATGTCGAGTGCTGCCTGAGAGACCGTCACGGAGCACTACACTGAGACAAGACCAAGTACAATTCctgttcattattttttcattacgACGTAAGGACTTTTGTAAATAGCGTTTCACAgagagtttaaaaaaaaaagatatctcGGTtccgcagaaaaaaaaacagagagaagaatagccGCATATGTCATTaaacttcttctttcttcttcattcggTAATTTACAATCATTatcttcattaatttattttgtcTGTCCGTCAGTGCACTTTATTTTCTATCATATATTGAGGTGAGTTGCACTTTAAacacttattattattctttactaGTTCTGGTTGAGGATCAGAATAATTAGCTTAGTAGTATTAGGTTATCGACTACCCTCTCGTCACTTTGCGTTGTCCCTTATGCCTTACATCACAGCCGCTGAGCTGGTGGATAAGGTGTTCCTatagggtgtgtgtgagtgtgtgtgtgtgtgtgcttgtctccGTCACTCCACTCAGAGCTCGTACCAGGAAATTAAactactctatctctctctacctctctaaaTGAACAGGGAAAACAGCGTAATGAAAACCCATATTTATTTCTCTCGTTCTACAGAAAAAATACCGTCAAGATATATTTCCTAATTTATTTTTTGCCCCATCTCATACCTTGACTCAGTTTCCGCAAGTAGCATGAAAAAAATACTCTGGAAAATTGATCTGAAGTATGAAAATTTGAAATGCCGTCAAGATATCgtttctaatttatttttcacATTCTATCGTATACCTCCGATCAATATCCCATCAGTAGTTCATGTATTCTGGCGTGAGTGCTCATACCATTAACAAAAAACTACTCTAGGAAATTGATCTGAAGTATGAAAATTTGAAATACCATCAAGATATTGTTTCTAATTTATTTTTCGCATTTTATCGTATACCTCCGATCAATTTCCCATTAGTAGTTCATGTTTTTCTGCCGTGAGTGTTCATATCATTAACAAAAAGCTACTCTAGGAAATTGATCTGAAGTATGACAACAAAATACTGTCAAGATATcatttctaatttattttttgcattttcttgtATACTTCTGATCAATATCCCATTAGTAGTTCAGGTTTTCAGGCATGAGTGTTCATACCATTAACAAAAAACTTCCCTGTAAAACTGAccacaaagtaaaaaaatatgaaataccGTCAAGATgcgcctttttatttatttttcacattctCTCATATACCTCAGATCAGTTTTTCATCAGTAGGCCTAGTTCATGTTTTCTGGTGCGAGTTCTGATCGGAGTGGGGGTTacaagctgacacacacacacacacacacacacacacacacacacacacacacacacacacactgatacagATATTACCTACACCTACACTTCCCTACCAGCAGTGGCTACCATCAGGGGTGTGAAGTCGAAATCTGAATAGCAATTGCTTAAAATATCTCCCCCTTACGAtatgtgtgatgtggtgtggtgtggtgtggcagggttTGATTTGCCTTCCACAGTGCcgcagaaggggaagggaggtggaagggagtcaGAATCGCAGTCACAACCATAAACTTTACTTGAGTCATAGTTGAAATTTTCCACATCCGACTTCACACCCCTGGCTACCATATACTCATGCAGTGTTATCGAGTGTGCACGGTGACCCAGAACGTAGTGCACCCCAGACCAGTGACCAGGGATGGATGGAAACCCTGCCGCAGTACCTCAGTTTCCTGGACGGTAGCTCGAACACACACTTGACGCTCTAGAAGGGATTGATTAGGGACTTTTTTGTGGGTTATGTTTGCCCGGTTCTATGCAGGTATGTAAAACGAGTTCCATGGAGGACTTGACTTAGGACACGCTGCATTTGCCTTTGAAATTCTTAAAAAATGACTTTGTATAGATCCAGAGTT
Above is a window of Eriocheir sinensis breed Jianghai 21 chromosome 16, ASM2467909v1, whole genome shotgun sequence DNA encoding:
- the LOC126999558 gene encoding E3 ubiquitin-protein ligase Siah1-like yields the protein MSAFATKSGRTVHPQSPPSGAPPGGNTELASLFECPVCFDYVLPPILQCQSGHLVCANCRPKLTCCPTCRGPLGNIRNLAMEKVASTVMFPCKYSSSGCSATLLHTDKTEHEDTCEFRPYMCPCPGASCKWQGSLEQVMPHLMSVHKSITTLQGEDIVFLATDINLPGAVDWVMMQSCFGHHFMLVLEKQEKFDGHQQFFAIVQLIGSRKQAENFAYRLELNGPRRRLTWEATPRSIHEGVQSAIMNSDCLVFDTSIAQLFADNGNLGINVTISMC